ATAAACTGAATAAGGTGCGTCCATTGTCAATCTGAGTAGCATGGATTTAGTGTTCCAGCATGGCTTGTGTCTTGTagtatcatccaacaaattactaATGTACACTATAATCAAAGAGCCTAATGAGCACGTAGCCATACTACTGAACAATTACAAGGGTCGGTTGTATATGAAATGAGTACTagtttttcgcaaaaaaaatagtACTTAGTTACAATGGCAGTGGCCAAATCAACTCTACTAACACAACAATAGCTGCATTGCAATGAGAATATCTGCAAAAGTACCAGTGTTCATTATCACCTAACTTAGCATAGACTACGGTTTTAAGGCCATGTGGATCACATCTCGTTTCACGAGGAACCAACTGGACGAGTGACCTAGGAATAAACCTATGATTGGTTTCACATACTACCCATTCCAAAGCCATGCTTGCACACTCCGCATTCACATTGAGTGAGTGATTTTTCTTTGAACTGCTCAACCAAAAATCTAGAAAATTATGTCAATATTTGGATTATCAAATATAATAGTATGAAAATATACATTTTGATTCTAATTTAATTTGATGTTTTGGATGTTAATATATTTTTTCATAAATTTGGTTGAACTTAAAGAAGTTTGACCTAGAATTAAACTAAAACTTTAGGCAATTTGCAACGGAGAGAATAGCGCACAGCTCTTTTTGAGGCATGCGAGTAGCACACAAATAACCGTGTGCCTTGATGTTAAAGGATGTGGGGCTTACTCACCAAAGTGACAGTTGGCGGGTTTACAACCACCACGATTGAGAATGCTCACATGAAGTGGGTTGCAGATTCAAGGCCCAATGGGTTTGCATGATTTTCTCATTATTTTTATCAAAACACAAAACAACTCAAATCTAAGTGCATATAAATGGGATGTGTTTTATCCGAAACAAAACAACTACCCGTGTTTTAGTGGATTTCGGTTGCTCATTCCTCCTTTTTTGCCCTCAAAATCAGGAAACAACTCCAGGTCAAAAAAAAAATCAGGAAACAACTCAAATAAATGCAGATTCAAAACTCTTGAGTTTAAGCAAACCAGCTTGCTCATTCCTCCTGGCCAAGTTGTCCATCAACAATAAATACAAAAAGGGAAATTTTAGAACTCCTAGTCTTCCAAAAAAAAACAGAGTTGTGTACGTGTGATTGACATGTTTTTGTAATGTTTGTCACACCATTGGCGAGATTGGTTGTGGCCATGTTGTCTCTACTAGGCCCTACGACGAGAGTGGGTGAGGCCATGTTGTGCCGTTGTTCGAGTGGGCTTGGTACCGTTTGAATTGGTCTTTTGTATGGTTTTCTGTAATTAACTAGACAACCATTTTCTTGATTAGTGAAAAGAACAAAAAATTGCCTCACGTTCTTGGAAAATAATTAAAAATTAACGAAGGACAGCGTCAAAACGGTGGGCTTGCGTATATTGTCAAGCAGCTACGATACGATCGACTAGTTATTTGCAAGCAGAGACGTCCCCTTACCATGAAATTCTATGGTGCTACTAGCAGATTCTACCAGAAGTCAATCCCAGAATGGAACTGTGTTCTGAAGATATATACAATATCGTCAGCCAGAAACGATGGTACGAATAATCAAGACGGTTGAGCAGATCGAAGCTGCAGCGCCGGCCAGCTCCCCCTTCTTACCTAAACACAGAAAATTGTAGCCATCGCCATGGAAAGCACTTCCCCTTTTGAACTGACAACGCACGCACAAACATTCTCAATCTAGCCAGCAACCAGCCTAATCACGCCCTCGCTTTTATCAGTATAAATTGCGAGGCATTGACACATGTTCCTACATCGCAGCAGAGCAGAACAGGCATCTTGCAATCACCTCCCACATACGAGAAAAAAACTCTCTGTCTACCTAGCTAGCCGTAGCCATGGCTTCCAACGCGAGCATGTTGGCCATGATCATGGCGTGCGCGCTCCTCCTCGCCGGCAGCACGTGCCATGCCGCCCGCAACCTGGCCGACACGACGCTGGCAGCTGCCGCTCCGGCTGCTAGCGCCGTCCCTGGACTGCCGGCCGTGCCGACCTTACCCGCCGTGCCCGCGGACACGGTCACCCTGATGCCACCCATGCCGTCGGTCACCCTCCCCACCGTGCCGCAGGTGACCCTGCCGCCCATGCCAGCCATCGTCGTGCCCAAGACTGTGCTGCCGCCGATGCCCAAGGTCACCCTCCCCACAGTGACGATGGCACCGATTCCCGCGATTGTCGTGCCCAAGGTGACGCTGCCGCCGTTGCCCTTCGTCCCGAATGTGAACGTGCCTATGCCGTTTGCGGCGCCACCCCCATCGGCGTAGGCGTGCCCACGCGGGGCGGCGATCTGGCCCTGTCCATGATGTATTGATGGGGCGCGCCTTCCATGTGAGAGTGGCGCCAGGTCACTCCGTGGTCACGACGCATATGTTCTTACATGCAAGCTCTGCGTTTTAAGCGTGATGTAGCAGTAGATCCTACAGTTTGTTTACGTCTCAGTGTATGTACTCTTAGTCTGTTGCTGCTAGTGTTTGACTGTTGAGGGGCCGTCCCATGTCTATATGTAATTGTTTACCAATGACAAAAGTTTCATATTTTCTGTGATGATTTTGTCAGCCTTTTCACTTAACTGAATAGTTGAACATGCACACTCCTTTCGATAGATTCGAAATGAGTAACCAAAGCTTCTTCTGGTCTCCTCACCTAAGCTTTTGTTCGGCACCACTTAATGTTGCCGGAACCCTACCATTGTTTTCTTCTGCTTCAATGCCGTGATACACTCAGGATGTTTACGATACCTACCCATTAATTGCTCTAACTTCTCGTAGTTCATCCCTAGCTATGCCCGCTTCTAAGAAATTCCAAATTATGCTTGCAAGCTCATCGGAGCTAGGCAACTCTTTATCAGTGATTTCATGCCTACCAAGCAAGTACACTCTAATGTATACATCCTTTAAGAAAAGAAATCCTTCTCGTCAATAACCTTGTTTCTTTTTCAAAACTTTCGCCATTTGTACTGTTGTTAGTGTCACTGACTGATGTTGAGATCTTGATGTAGGCACAACACAAGCGTATAAAGGCCGCTTCTTTTATTTACGATTAAACATTTGAACATGAGCCACACAAAAGAAGTTTTGAACACAAGACACTAGTGT
This window of the Triticum aestivum cultivar Chinese Spring chromosome 5D, IWGSC CS RefSeq v2.1, whole genome shotgun sequence genome carries:
- the LOC123125655 gene encoding protein PELPK1-like, yielding MASNASMLAMIMACALLLAGSTCHAARNLADTTLAAAAPAASAVPGLPAVPTLPAVPADTVTLMPPMPSVTLPTVPQVTLPPMPAIVVPKTVLPPMPKVTLPTVTMAPIPAIVVPKVTLPPLPFVPNVNVPMPFAAPPPSA